From Actinopolymorpha cephalotaxi, one genomic window encodes:
- a CDS encoding cytochrome P450: MTTVADTWATHPDQFWLHGQAPPAMVEYAEKLGFWKVYGYPEAVHILADPQTFSSDTSRFVPRQDFVEGNLPTMDPPEHHKLRKLVSHAFTPKVVADLEPRIAEITNALLDQAAADRSADRAAGRMELVADLAYPLPVIVIAELLGVPSSDRHLFKQWVDGAFNSSEQFSLVEPSEQQQRAVDRAFEQLHHLTDYLGEHAAERRRRPREDLLTKLVEAEVDGERLSDAAVVNFANVLLIAGHITTTMLLGNTVLCLDAHPDIAARVRADRSLVPATIEESLRFLSPFAALARVTTTDVAVGGTQIPAGEMVMVVLAATNRDPRQFTDPNVFDPGRDPNPHLAFGRGIHFCIGAPLARLEGRVALNILLDRFPQLRTDPDEPPTFLPSPNLTGVRTLPLLLSSR; this comes from the coding sequence ATGACCACAGTCGCGGACACCTGGGCGACCCATCCGGACCAGTTCTGGCTACACGGTCAGGCACCGCCGGCCATGGTGGAGTACGCCGAGAAACTGGGGTTCTGGAAGGTCTACGGCTATCCCGAGGCCGTACACATCCTCGCCGACCCGCAGACGTTCTCCTCCGACACCAGCCGTTTCGTACCCCGCCAGGACTTCGTCGAGGGCAACCTGCCGACGATGGACCCGCCGGAGCACCACAAGCTGCGCAAGCTGGTCAGCCACGCGTTCACCCCGAAGGTCGTCGCCGACCTCGAGCCCCGCATCGCCGAGATCACCAACGCACTCCTCGACCAGGCGGCGGCCGACCGGAGTGCGGACCGGGCTGCCGGCCGGATGGAGCTGGTCGCCGACCTCGCCTATCCGCTTCCGGTCATCGTCATCGCCGAACTCCTCGGCGTTCCCAGCAGCGACCGGCACCTGTTCAAGCAGTGGGTGGACGGCGCGTTCAACAGCTCCGAGCAGTTCTCCCTGGTGGAGCCGAGCGAGCAGCAGCAGCGCGCCGTGGACCGGGCTTTCGAGCAGTTGCACCACCTCACCGACTACCTCGGCGAGCACGCCGCGGAGCGCCGCCGCCGCCCGCGTGAGGACCTGCTCACCAAGCTCGTCGAGGCCGAGGTGGACGGCGAGCGGCTCAGCGACGCGGCGGTGGTCAACTTCGCCAACGTGCTGCTGATCGCCGGGCACATCACCACCACCATGCTGCTCGGCAACACGGTGCTGTGCCTGGACGCCCACCCGGACATCGCCGCGCGGGTACGCGCCGACCGGTCCCTGGTCCCGGCCACCATCGAGGAGTCGCTGCGGTTCCTCAGCCCGTTCGCCGCCCTCGCCCGGGTGACCACGACCGACGTCGCTGTGGGTGGGACACAGATCCCCGCCGGGGAGATGGTGATGGTGGTGCTCGCGGCGACCAACCGGGACCCGCGGCAGTTCACCGACCCGAACGTCTTCGATCCCGGCCGCGACCCCAATCCGCATCTGGCGTTCGGGCGCGGCATCCACTTCTGCATCGGGGCACCGCTCGCCCGGCTGGAGGGACGGGTCGCGCTGAACATCCTGCTGGACCGGTTCCCGCAGCTGCGGACCGACCCGGACGAGCCGCCGACCTTCCTGCCGTCCCCGAACCTCACCGGCGTACGGACACTCCCACTCCTGCTCAGCTCCCGCTGA
- a CDS encoding phosphocholine-specific phospholipase C: MTQLSRRRLLGSAAATTAGAGLASVLPPSLHRAMAAPMRPGGLKAVEHVVVLMQENRSFDHYFGTMRGVRGYGDRTPLVLPSGRPVSYQPRPGGGEVLPFSVREGAERAHRDPSDIQYLGALDHSWPGSTQAWAGGWYDDWVAAKTEATMAYYERRDIPLQYELADTFTLCDAYHCSVFGSTNPNRNYLWSGTVGFEPGTEERAVTNAAYDYDHPGYEWTTYPERLEAAGVSWQIYQEWDNFTDNAVEYFRTFKRVGAKALAAVEEKFRTTEELYFALFDRPEAERRKLLDQLATGRASLTPAERRLFDRALYRSEPESLVPRLRADIAAGRLPKVTWLVPSAVDSEHPGSSTPVGSANLIHDVLDALAADVDTWSRTVLFVNFDENDGYFDHVPPPVPPRPESGNGDDWYDGRPIGLGPRVPMTVVSPWTIGGHVDSETFDHTSVLRFLERWTGVREPNISTWRRTVCGDLTSAFDFARPGRAPRLDQPGPVPAPIDRWHPQAPADQSVPPQEPGRRPARALPYRPAVRTRLEGGGRLALTFTNEGTASAHFTIYPYAGEFGQPLHLDVLGSHVEQVQVAGGRYRLGVQGPNRFWYELAGTVAGAAAGVDVRVAEQPGHGSRLRLLLNNASGTAVTLRLRALDHGDSDRTVRLAARSRRPVEWPTDDGWYDLEVRAVEDPAFRRRLAGRIEDGRAGRTP; this comes from the coding sequence GTGACCCAACTCTCTCGTCGCCGCCTGCTCGGTTCGGCCGCGGCCACCACGGCCGGTGCCGGCCTCGCGTCCGTGCTGCCGCCCTCCCTCCACCGTGCGATGGCCGCGCCGATGCGGCCGGGCGGACTGAAGGCCGTCGAGCACGTCGTCGTACTCATGCAGGAGAACCGGTCCTTCGACCACTACTTCGGCACGATGCGCGGAGTTCGCGGGTACGGCGACCGCACGCCGCTGGTGCTGCCGAGTGGCCGTCCGGTGTCGTACCAGCCGCGACCCGGTGGCGGTGAGGTGTTGCCCTTCTCCGTAAGGGAAGGCGCCGAACGCGCGCACCGCGACCCGTCCGACATCCAGTACCTCGGTGCGCTCGACCACAGCTGGCCGGGGAGCACGCAGGCCTGGGCGGGCGGCTGGTACGACGACTGGGTGGCGGCGAAGACCGAGGCCACCATGGCGTACTACGAGCGGCGCGACATCCCGTTGCAGTACGAGCTCGCGGACACCTTCACCCTCTGCGACGCCTACCACTGTTCGGTGTTCGGCTCCACCAACCCGAACCGCAACTACCTGTGGAGCGGCACGGTCGGCTTCGAGCCCGGCACCGAGGAGCGGGCGGTCACCAACGCGGCGTACGACTACGACCACCCGGGTTATGAGTGGACGACGTACCCCGAACGACTGGAGGCCGCCGGCGTCTCCTGGCAGATCTACCAGGAGTGGGACAACTTCACCGACAACGCGGTGGAGTACTTCCGTACGTTCAAGCGGGTGGGCGCGAAGGCGCTCGCCGCGGTGGAGGAGAAGTTCCGGACCACCGAGGAGCTGTACTTCGCGCTGTTCGACCGACCCGAGGCGGAGCGGCGGAAGCTGCTGGACCAGCTGGCCACCGGGCGTGCGAGCCTCACGCCCGCCGAACGGCGGTTGTTCGACCGGGCGCTGTACCGCAGCGAGCCGGAGAGCCTGGTGCCCCGGCTGCGTGCCGACATCGCCGCCGGCCGGCTGCCGAAGGTGACCTGGCTGGTGCCGTCCGCGGTCGACTCCGAGCATCCCGGCTCCTCGACCCCGGTCGGTAGCGCCAACCTGATCCACGACGTGCTGGACGCGCTCGCCGCCGACGTGGACACCTGGTCCAGGACGGTGCTGTTCGTCAACTTCGACGAGAACGACGGCTACTTCGACCACGTGCCGCCGCCGGTGCCGCCACGTCCGGAGTCCGGCAACGGCGACGACTGGTACGACGGCCGGCCGATCGGGCTCGGCCCGCGGGTGCCGATGACGGTGGTCTCGCCCTGGACGATCGGCGGGCACGTCGACTCCGAGACCTTCGACCACACGTCGGTGCTGCGGTTCCTCGAGCGCTGGACCGGCGTACGGGAACCCAACATCAGCACCTGGCGGCGCACGGTCTGCGGCGACCTCACCTCCGCGTTCGACTTCGCCCGGCCGGGCCGGGCACCACGGCTCGACCAGCCCGGGCCGGTGCCCGCGCCGATCGATCGCTGGCACCCGCAGGCGCCCGCGGACCAGTCGGTGCCGCCGCAGGAACCGGGCCGCCGGCCGGCGCGGGCACTGCCGTACCGCCCGGCCGTCCGCACCCGGCTCGAGGGCGGCGGCCGGCTCGCGCTGACTTTCACCAACGAGGGAACGGCCTCCGCGCACTTCACGATCTATCCGTACGCCGGAGAGTTCGGCCAGCCGCTCCACCTCGACGTGCTCGGTAGCCACGTCGAACAGGTGCAGGTGGCCGGCGGGCGGTACCGGCTGGGCGTGCAGGGGCCGAACAGGTTCTGGTACGAGCTCGCCGGGACGGTCGCGGGCGCGGCCGCCGGGGTCGACGTGCGGGTCGCCGAGCAGCCCGGCCACGGGTCGCGCCTTCGCCTGTTGCTGAACAACGCGAGCGGGACCGCGGTGACCCTTCGGCTGCGGGCGCTCGACCACGGTGACTCCGACCGGACTGTCCGGCTGGCCGCCAGAAGCCGCCGGCCGGTGGAGTGGCCGACCGACGACGGGTGGTACGACCTGGAGGTGCGGGCGGTGGAGGACCCGGCGTTCCGACGCCGGCTCGCCGGCCGGATCGAGGACGGACGGGCGGGACGGACCCCCTGA